A genome region from Pangasianodon hypophthalmus isolate fPanHyp1 chromosome 11, fPanHyp1.pri, whole genome shotgun sequence includes the following:
- the LOC113536561 gene encoding serine/arginine-rich splicing factor 7 isoform X2 has product MSRYSRHGGETKVYVGNLGTGAGKGELERAFGYYGPLRTVWIARNPPGFAFVEFDDPRDAEDAVRGLDGKVICGTRVRVELSTGMPRRSRYDRPPTRRPFDPNDRCYECGEKGHYAYDCHRYSRRRRSRSRSRSRSRGRRYSRSHSRSRSRGRRSRSFSPRRSRSGSPRRSRSGTPRRSRSRSRSRSRSRSASHPRSRSGSVGRSRSGSAARSRSPSQSPGRSKSPERDD; this is encoded by the exons ATGTCAAGATACAGTCGGCACGGAGGAG AGACTAAAGTTTATGTGGGGAACCTGGGCACTGGTGCAGGGAAAGGCGAACTCGAGCGGGCTTTCGGTTATTACGGGCCTTTGAGAACTGTGTGGATTGCCAGAAACCCTCCAGGATTTGCCTTTGTGGAGTTTGATGATCCCAGAGATGCTGAGGATGCCGTCCGTGGCCTCGATGGCAA AGTGATCTGCGGAACCCGTGTGCGTGTAGAGTTATCAACAGGTATGCCGCGCCGCTCCCGTTACGACCGCCCACCCACTCGGCGCCCCTTCGACCCTAACGACCGTTGCTATGAGTGCGGAGAGAAGGGACATTACGCGTACGACTGTCACCGCTACAGTCGCCGCAGACGGAGCAG GTCTCGTTCTCGCTCCCGCTCTCGTGGAAGGAGGTATTCTCGTTCCCACTCTCGCAGCCGGAGCCGAGGCAGgag GTCGAGGTCCTTCTCTCCGCGCCGTTCCCGCTCAGGCTCTCCGCGGAGGTCCAGGTCTGGCACACCCAGAAGGTCCAG GTCTAGATCACGATCCagatctcgctctcgctctgcCTCTCATCCGAGGAGCAG ATCAGGCTCTGTTGGGAGATCCAGGTCTGGTTCTGCAGCCAGGAG tcGCTCTCCTTCTCAAAGCCCCGGCAGAAGCAAGAGCCCAGAACGAGACGACTGA
- the LOC113536561 gene encoding serine/arginine-rich splicing factor 7 isoform X1 yields MSRYSRHGGETKVYVGNLGTGAGKGELERAFGYYGPLRTVWIARNPPGFAFVEFDDPRDAEDAVRGLDGKVICGTRVRVELSTGMPRRSRYDRPPTRRPFDPNDRCYECGEKGHYAYDCHRYSRRRRSRSRSRSRSRGRRYSRSHSRSRSRGRRSRSFSPRRSRSGSPRRSRSGTPRRSRSRSRSRSRSRSASHPRSRSGSVGRSRSGSAARSPGKSRASPQKQSRSPSQSPGRSKSPERDD; encoded by the exons ATGTCAAGATACAGTCGGCACGGAGGAG AGACTAAAGTTTATGTGGGGAACCTGGGCACTGGTGCAGGGAAAGGCGAACTCGAGCGGGCTTTCGGTTATTACGGGCCTTTGAGAACTGTGTGGATTGCCAGAAACCCTCCAGGATTTGCCTTTGTGGAGTTTGATGATCCCAGAGATGCTGAGGATGCCGTCCGTGGCCTCGATGGCAA AGTGATCTGCGGAACCCGTGTGCGTGTAGAGTTATCAACAGGTATGCCGCGCCGCTCCCGTTACGACCGCCCACCCACTCGGCGCCCCTTCGACCCTAACGACCGTTGCTATGAGTGCGGAGAGAAGGGACATTACGCGTACGACTGTCACCGCTACAGTCGCCGCAGACGGAGCAG GTCTCGTTCTCGCTCCCGCTCTCGTGGAAGGAGGTATTCTCGTTCCCACTCTCGCAGCCGGAGCCGAGGCAGgag GTCGAGGTCCTTCTCTCCGCGCCGTTCCCGCTCAGGCTCTCCGCGGAGGTCCAGGTCTGGCACACCCAGAAGGTCCAG GTCTAGATCACGATCCagatctcgctctcgctctgcCTCTCATCCGAGGAGCAG ATCAGGCTCTGTTGGGAGATCCAGGTCTGGTTCTGCAGCCAGGAG CCCTGGCAAATCTAGAGCATCACCTCAAAAACAAAG tcGCTCTCCTTCTCAAAGCCCCGGCAGAAGCAAGAGCCCAGAACGAGACGACTGA
- the gemin6 gene encoding gem-associated protein 6: MYPAEMGEWCNKLPQEWWKFVNQEVKVTAQDQQQYEGFVFTVDPVSASLVLVTFEEKRSASVRVVLGHTVRDVQLLRAGDEDTERKMRSLFIPTGSQEFSTEELVERKKDLRAWLEKNLIPVTEEEDVLHVANVLTISAPYGPEQCSSSNEIILARVQSLVESKPGGGNQQ; the protein is encoded by the exons atgtatCCAGCGGAAATGGGGGAATGGTGCAACAAGCTACCGCAGGAATGGTGGAAATTTGTGAACCAGGAGGTAAAAGTGACCGCGCAGGATCAACAGCAGTATGAAGGCTTTGTGTTCACTGTGGATCCTGTTTCTGCCAG cCTCGTCCTTGTGACGTTCGAAGAGAAAAGAAGCGCCTCTGTGAGGGTTGTCTTGGGTCACACGGTGAGAGACGTACAGCTCCTCAGGGCAGGAGATGAAGATACAGAGAGGAAGATGAGGTCTCTGTTTATACCTACTGGCAGTCAGGAATTCAGCACAGAGGAGCTTGTGGAACGCAAGAAGGACCTGCGAGCATGGCTGGAGAAGAACCTCATTCCCGTTACGGAAGAGGAAGACGTCTTGCACGTGGCCAACGTGCTTACCATCAGCGCCCCGTACGGACCCGAGCAGTGCAGCAGCAGCAACGAAATCATTCTAGCCAGAGTGCAGAGTCTCGTGGAAAGCAAGCCAGGAGGAGGGAACCAGCAGTAA